A DNA window from Daucus carota subsp. sativus chromosome 3, DH1 v3.0, whole genome shotgun sequence contains the following coding sequences:
- the LOC108210456 gene encoding U1 small nuclear ribonucleoprotein C, translating to MPRYYCDYCDTYLTHDSPSVRKQHNAGYKHKANVRDYYMQFEAQQSQFLVDQRIKAHLGQTPVFQQVGGVYNQMRPNFPVLPTPMMPPMQGNMQFPGNAPFVPGMRPPVLYRPGYAPAPGMPPMAAIPGPPSFSTQTDGKLPMAMNPLPMFQGSIPASSGGPPMFAPGMHQSNPPPSSGGLDSPDKDVQTQLPEVSH from the exons ATGCCTAG GTACTATTGTGATTATTGTGACACATATCTGACTCATGATTCT CCTTCTGTTCGAAAGCAACACAATGCGGGATACAAACACAAG GCAAATGTGAGAGATTACTATATGCAATTTGAAGCGCAACAAAGCCAATTTTTGGTTGACCAAAGGATTAAGGCACATCTTGGGCAAACTCCTGTTTTCCAGCAAGTTGGTGGAGTTTACAACCAGATGAGACCCAATTTTCCTGTTCTACCAACTCCTATGATGCCACCAATGCAAGGGAATATGCAGTTTCCTGGGAATGCACCGTTTGTCCCTGGAATGAGGCCTCCAGTCTTGTACAGACCAG GGTATGCTCCTGCCCCTGGCATGCCCCCGATGGCAGCGATACCCGGTCCTCCTTCCTTTTCCACTCAAACTGATGGAAAATTGCCAATGGCAATGAACCCCCTGCCAATGTTTCAAGGTAGCATTCCTGCTTCAAGTGGTGGCCCTCCGATGTTTGCACCAGGTATGCATCAAAGCAATCCACCACCATCCAGTGGAGGCTTGGACAGTCCAGACAAGGATGTCCAAACCCAACTACCAGAGGTAAGTCATTAA